The proteins below come from a single Alphaproteobacteria bacterium genomic window:
- a CDS encoding thymidylate kinase, with translation MVAVNKGFFISFEGGEGSGKSTHVKLLANWLLDQKINCITTREPGGTKGAEEIRNLLVQGDVNRWDPLTELFL, from the coding sequence ATTGTGGCAGTAAATAAAGGTTTTTTTATAAGTTTTGAAGGCGGCGAGGGAAGTGGTAAATCCACGCATGTTAAACTTCTGGCCAATTGGTTATTAGATCAAAAAATTAATTGTATCACAACGCGGGAACCTGGTGGCACAAAAGGGGCAGAAGAAATACGAAATTTGCTGGTGCAAGGGGATGTTAATAGATGGGACCCCCTTACCGAATTATTCCTA